In the Chroococcidiopsis sp. SAG 2025 genome, one interval contains:
- a CDS encoding transposase produces the protein MWCEDEAGPFGTAPYPGSNWQPVGKPTRQEHEYIRNGTAKLLTLFHPATGQVRVKGVTSCTNAVLHEWLKQELASVVQSLPTPARLLKPEENQRLWKSWQQGLKVRFTLPHDLPPLRMLLVMDNLVGHKTPQLVLWLCAHGIMPLYTPLGGSWLNMAESIQRILKRRALEGHHPQTAYQIIEWLEATAFGWNQQPTPFVWAGLRAQRRDRARQRFHSLGGSGACTHRPLRRTTIAKNNGNTHTK, from the coding sequence GTGTGGTGCGAAGACGAGGCGGGACCATTTGGCACTGCTCCTTACCCTGGTAGCAATTGGCAGCCAGTAGGTAAACCGACACGGCAAGAACATGAATATATCCGTAATGGCACAGCCAAGCTGTTAACGCTATTCCATCCCGCTACTGGGCAAGTACGAGTTAAGGGTGTTACCAGTTGTACCAATGCTGTGTTGCACGAATGGCTCAAGCAAGAATTAGCTAGTGTTGTACAATCACTGCCAACTCCAGCTCGATTACTCAAGCCTGAAGAAAATCAACGGTTATGGAAAAGTTGGCAGCAGGGGTTGAAAGTACGCTTTACACTCCCACACGACTTACCGCCACTGCGAATGTTGCTAGTGATGGATAACTTGGTCGGACATAAAACTCCCCAGTTGGTATTGTGGCTGTGTGCTCATGGCATCATGCCGCTCTACACACCTCTTGGCGGTAGCTGGCTGAATATGGCTGAGTCGATTCAACGAATTCTCAAACGCCGAGCTCTAGAGGGGCATCATCCGCAAACAGCCTATCAAATTATTGAGTGGTTGGAAGCAACTGCTTTTGGATGGAACCAACAACCAACGCCGTTTGTCTGGGCAGGATTACGAGCGCAACGTCGAGACAGAGCGCGTCAAAGATTTCACTCTCTTGGTGGTTCTGGTGCCTGTACGCATCGTCCTCTTCGGCGGACAACTATTGCCAAAAATAATGGCAACACTCATACCAAATGA